The following proteins are co-located in the Candidatus Woesearchaeota archaeon genome:
- a CDS encoding RNA-processing protein (similar to yeast Dim2p protein that is essential for 40S ribosomal subunit; structural studies show binding to 3' end of 16S rRNA in complex with archaeal IF2 alpha) codes for MANYVYELRIPKDRVAVLIGKNGEVKKELEQETKTSIEVDSTEGDVFVSGDDAIQLFTVREIIKAIGRGFNPELAKLLLKQDYTFEMIPLTDFIKNKGNILRLKGRVIGAQGKSRKTIEALTETHLCVYGKTIAILGLPENVATARRAIESLLSGSPHSSVYRWLEKKRRELKQRPNV; via the coding sequence ATGGCAAACTATGTATACGAATTAAGAATCCCAAAAGACAGGGTTGCTGTCCTTATTGGAAAGAATGGGGAGGTCAAAAAAGAATTAGAACAAGAAACAAAGACTTCTATTGAAGTAGATTCTACTGAAGGTGATGTTTTTGTTTCTGGGGATGACGCAATCCAGTTGTTTACTGTTAGAGAGATTATTAAGGCCATTGGAAGAGGATTTAATCCAGAACTGGCTAAATTACTCCTTAAACAAGATTATACCTTCGAGATGATCCCTCTTACTGATTTTATAAAGAACAAAGGTAATATTTTACGACTCAAAGGACGAGTCATTGGAGCGCAAGGCAAATCACGAAAAACGATTGAGGCATTGACAGAAACTCATTTATGTGTCTATGGCAAAACAATAGCTATTCTTGGATTACCTGAGAATGTTGCAACCGCCCGTCGTGCTATTGAATCACTGCTTTCAGGAAGCCCTCACTCCTCTGTTTACCGATGGTTAGAGAAAAAAAGAAGAGAATTAAAACAGCGGCCGAATGTTTAG
- the thiI gene encoding tRNA 4-thiouridine(8) synthase ThiI: protein MNESREIVRTENILVIHYSEIGTKGDNRSLFEQCLVRNIKERLGTLISGVQREYGRIIVTLPVEVKQEEIFQRMQLLPGVAFFAFAYRSLLDTAAMKEISIALLKQKSFITFKVDVKRSNKLFPQTSQEIANSLGDHIRTTLQKNVNLTKPDQKLFVEIGEKNAYLFTEKHYGTGGLPVGSSGKIIASLSGGIDSPVASFLMMKRGCTVIFVHIYNETASAQNNKEKIQELVTKLASFQGRSKLHIVPFGELQRLIIAGCPAKSRMILYRRLMMRILNSIAKQEKARAIVTGDSIGQVASQTLENLQCIYDASTIPILTPLSGMNKDEIIALAQKIKTYDISIQSSLDCCSFMIAKNPETKARLQNIIAIEQQIAFASALEACLNAKETIVIGT, encoded by the coding sequence ATGAATGAAAGCAGAGAGATTGTTCGTACAGAGAACATTCTGGTTATCCACTATAGTGAAATTGGAACAAAAGGGGATAACCGAAGCCTTTTTGAACAGTGCTTAGTCCGCAATATTAAGGAAAGATTAGGCACGTTAATCTCGGGTGTGCAACGGGAATATGGAAGGATTATTGTAACCCTGCCTGTTGAGGTGAAACAGGAGGAGATTTTCCAGAGAATGCAATTGTTACCTGGAGTAGCATTCTTTGCTTTTGCGTATCGTTCTTTGCTCGACACTGCTGCTATGAAAGAGATTAGCATTGCATTGTTGAAGCAAAAATCTTTCATCACCTTTAAGGTTGATGTCAAACGCTCCAACAAGCTTTTCCCTCAAACGTCGCAAGAGATTGCGAATTCTCTCGGAGATCATATTCGAACAACGCTTCAGAAAAATGTTAACCTCACAAAGCCAGATCAAAAATTATTCGTGGAAATCGGAGAAAAAAATGCTTACCTTTTTACTGAAAAACACTATGGAACCGGAGGACTTCCTGTAGGAAGCTCCGGAAAGATTATTGCATCTCTCTCCGGCGGTATTGATAGCCCAGTTGCATCCTTCCTGATGATGAAACGAGGATGTACGGTTATTTTTGTTCATATCTATAATGAGACTGCCAGTGCGCAAAACAACAAGGAAAAGATACAAGAGTTAGTAACGAAACTGGCATCATTCCAAGGAAGGTCAAAACTCCATATTGTTCCGTTCGGCGAGCTTCAACGATTGATCATTGCAGGATGTCCAGCAAAATCTCGTATGATTCTCTATCGGCGTTTGATGATGCGCATTCTTAACAGCATAGCAAAACAAGAAAAAGCTCGTGCAATTGTTACTGGAGACAGCATCGGGCAGGTTGCATCACAAACATTAGAAAATCTTCAGTGTATCTATGACGCCTCAACCATTCCCATACTTACGCCCTTAAGCGGTATGAATAAAGATGAAATCATTGCCCTTGCTCAAAAGATAAAAACATATGACATTTCTATTCAATCGTCATTGGATTGCTGTTCATTTATGATTGCAAAAAATCCAGAAACAAAAGCACGATTACAGAACATTATTGCGATTGAGCAACAGATAGCATTTGCTTCTGCATTAGAAGCATGCTTGAATGCCAAGGAGACGATTGTTATAGGAACCTAG
- a CDS encoding helix-turn-helix domain-containing protein: MVKQSKSETQMYQVTWIILNAVKHLHVGKIKLAQFLKGSKSKEVKPISNEVVYGGLMWFDIPTITGFIEQLENMTLIQRKIIQGYSRDYPILELTQAGKLVIDEKKQIPLQIIKQIKPATVGESEKETLKLIQDGKTVSEVAKERNLVESTIYTHIFRLISNDYLACSDVIPKETILMINETAKKLPSPTVKEVKELLPEVSYDEIRCVLAALQKENQNETN; encoded by the coding sequence ATGGTAAAGCAATCAAAATCTGAAACACAGATGTATCAAGTTACATGGATAATCCTTAATGCAGTTAAGCATCTGCATGTCGGAAAGATCAAGCTAGCCCAATTTCTTAAAGGATCAAAGTCAAAAGAGGTAAAACCTATTTCTAATGAAGTGGTTTATGGCGGACTGATGTGGTTTGATATACCTACTATTACGGGATTTATTGAACAATTAGAGAATATGACACTTATTCAAAGAAAGATAATTCAGGGATATTCACGCGATTATCCTATATTAGAGCTCACTCAAGCAGGCAAGCTAGTCATAGATGAGAAGAAACAGATACCTTTGCAAATCATCAAGCAAATTAAGCCTGCCACTGTAGGCGAATCAGAAAAAGAAACTCTAAAATTAATTCAGGATGGCAAAACTGTTTCTGAAGTAGCAAAAGAAAGGAATCTTGTGGAGTCAACAATTTACACACATATTTTTAGGCTTATTTCAAATGATTATTTAGCATGTTCGGACGTTATTCCAAAAGAAACAATCCTGATGATAAATGAGACGGCCAAGAAACTGCCATCACCAACAGTCAAAGAAGTAAAAGAATTATTGCCTGAGGTAAGTTATGATGAAATTAGGTGCGTGCTTGCAGCGTTGCAAAAAGAGAATCAAAATGAAACAAACTGA
- a CDS encoding IS1/IS6 family transposase — translation MPCQEQIKPQRDVKTSDNKKPSICLFCKSQNTVKKGFIKTEHRGNIQRYICKDCKRSFCIDEGFYRMRNNENKITKAIDLYFSNLSSRKVRNTFKRHEETKISHVSVLDWCRRYALKVWQYVDSLAPKLGGKCYADETEIDCEQRNDIFWCSVDWDTRFISATLYSPTEQDTDDAIEFFEKIKAKGKPKYIQTDAAQFYPRAFNKVFYSNKGKREDLTQHRVVNTSRTGKYNVRIETVFSKIKDRVEDFRGLKALWSAPILLAGIILQHNFIEAHTTTGEIPCELAGLQIETGINRWLGMIRLTHKLIN, via the coding sequence ATGCCCTGTCAAGAACAAATTAAACCTCAAAGGGATGTAAAGACTTCTGACAATAAAAAACCTTCGATTTGTCTTTTCTGTAAGAGCCAGAATACAGTAAAGAAAGGATTCATAAAGACAGAACATAGAGGGAATATCCAACGATATATCTGTAAAGATTGTAAAAGATCATTTTGTATTGACGAAGGATTTTATCGTATGAGAAACAACGAGAACAAAATAACCAAAGCAATTGATCTTTACTTCTCGAACTTGTCCAGTCGTAAGGTAAGGAATACCTTCAAAAGACATGAAGAGACTAAGATAAGCCATGTCTCAGTGCTTGACTGGTGTAGAAGATATGCTCTCAAGGTTTGGCAGTATGTAGATAGCCTTGCTCCTAAGCTCGGTGGTAAATGCTATGCTGATGAGACTGAGATTGATTGTGAACAAAGAAATGATATTTTCTGGTGTTCTGTCGATTGGGATACTCGATTTATCAGTGCGACGCTCTATTCTCCAACAGAACAGGATACCGATGACGCTATTGAGTTCTTTGAAAAGATTAAGGCAAAAGGTAAGCCAAAGTATATTCAAACCGATGCAGCTCAGTTTTACCCAAGAGCATTTAACAAAGTGTTTTATTCAAACAAAGGTAAAAGAGAAGATTTGACACAACACAGGGTAGTCAATACCAGCAGAACAGGCAAGTACAATGTAAGGATAGAAACGGTTTTCTCTAAGATCAAGGATAGAGTAGAAGATTTCAGAGGATTAAAGGCTCTATGGAGTGCTCCCATACTCTTGGCGGGTATTATTCTTCAACATAACTTTATAGAAGCCCATACTACGACGGGAGAAATACCTTGTGAATTGGCTGGATTGCAGATAGAAACAGGGATTAATAGATGGTTAGGGATGATAAGATTAACTCATAAACTAATTAATTAA
- a CDS encoding NAD(+)/NADH kinase, with protein sequence MLIKNILVVYMQPQSPEERATLHVVTSYLKTLPLTLTSIEREYLNETIVKGRDLILTLGGDGTFIRTSHHVLDTTPLLGVNTNPLQKEGFYMACTKEDFVAKMEMVRHGKAKLISYLRLETTIKDPHKNERVRKTALATNEVYIGPVKPSHALRCLLKVKGREERQLSSGVLVATPTGSHGWVKSAGGKPMNLSRKALQYLVREPHVGRVNKATLVKGILPAKESVHVTTISSKSMVVIDSLSEEYYCERGAIITVRITEKPLYVFTFPRN encoded by the coding sequence ATGCTAATCAAAAATATTCTCGTCGTGTATATGCAGCCCCAAAGTCCGGAAGAAAGGGCTACTCTTCATGTAGTTACCTCATATCTAAAGACCTTGCCCCTTACCCTTACCTCGATTGAACGTGAATATCTGAATGAAACGATTGTCAAGGGCCGTGACCTTATTTTAACGCTTGGTGGTGACGGAACGTTTATCCGTACCAGCCATCATGTACTTGATACGACTCCTCTCTTGGGGGTCAATACGAACCCTCTGCAAAAAGAAGGATTCTACATGGCGTGTACTAAAGAAGATTTTGTCGCTAAGATGGAGATGGTTCGTCATGGTAAAGCCAAACTCATCTCGTACTTAAGGCTAGAAACAACGATAAAAGATCCGCATAAAAATGAAAGAGTAAGAAAAACAGCCTTGGCTACCAATGAAGTCTATATTGGGCCGGTCAAACCAAGTCATGCACTTCGCTGCCTTCTAAAGGTCAAGGGAAGAGAAGAACGACAGCTGAGCAGTGGTGTTTTAGTGGCCACGCCAACCGGATCACATGGATGGGTAAAATCTGCTGGGGGAAAACCCATGAATCTCTCGCGAAAAGCCCTCCAATATTTAGTACGAGAGCCACATGTAGGAAGAGTAAACAAGGCAACGCTTGTGAAGGGCATTCTCCCGGCAAAAGAATCTGTCCACGTAACCACTATCAGTAGTAAAAGCATGGTGGTTATCGACTCTTTGAGCGAAGAGTACTACTGTGAAAGAGGGGCTATTATCACCGTAAGGATAACTGAAAAGCCGCTGTATGTCTTTACCTTTCCAAGGAATTAG
- a CDS encoding metalloprotease, giving the protein MTSFRKFRLRFSPEEWRDLGVALLVVSLAFTFAQRAYLLPDFSFFSFLVVSIIIVGVGFLLHELAHKIVAQRFGCEAVFKADYKMLMVTILLSFFGVVFAAPGGVFITGHLKKREHGLISAAGPVTNIILACLFLSLSAVGFSASGKHILLVASLINSWLALFNLLPFWTFDGAKVIQWSKKNYVFLVLIALALQFFTYFFIGQ; this is encoded by the coding sequence GTGACCTCTTTCAGAAAATTTCGGCTCAGGTTTTCACCTGAAGAATGGAGAGATCTTGGTGTTGCTCTGCTTGTTGTCAGTCTTGCATTTACCTTTGCACAACGAGCATACTTGCTACCAGACTTTTCCTTTTTTTCGTTTTTAGTAGTCTCCATCATCATCGTGGGGGTTGGCTTTCTGTTGCATGAGCTTGCCCATAAGATCGTTGCCCAACGATTCGGATGCGAAGCAGTATTCAAGGCAGATTATAAGATGCTCATGGTTACCATTCTTTTGTCTTTTTTTGGTGTTGTTTTTGCAGCTCCTGGTGGGGTCTTTATTACCGGACATCTCAAAAAGCGAGAGCATGGATTGATCAGTGCAGCTGGACCGGTAACCAACATCATCCTTGCATGCCTCTTCCTGAGCCTCTCTGCAGTAGGGTTTTCTGCTTCAGGGAAGCATATTCTTCTTGTTGCTTCACTCATTAATAGCTGGCTTGCCCTCTTTAATCTGTTACCGTTTTGGACGTTTGATGGTGCAAAGGTTATACAATGGAGCAAAAAAAATTATGTCTTCCTTGTCCTTATCGCACTGGCACTACAGTTTTTCACCTACTTCTTTATAGGTCAATAA
- a CDS encoding AAA family ATPase → MVENNKANGHETKDGRLSTDDVFYSYAISKNPLEEENKALKLTIMQLQNELDRLKTPPLMVCEVRDLMEDRAIIKIPNGNLFCVNISQQVNELKSGDLVLTDQKNLNIVERIGRYKRFNVEQFVIVEKPKVPWNDIGGLQDQIREIVEVIELPLKKPELFKRVGIQPPKGILLHGPPGTGKTLLAKAVATSTNSTFIEVVGSELVQKFIGEGARLVKEMFDLAREKAPSIVFIDEIDAIAAQRVEVGTSGEREVQRTFMQFLAEIDGFKNLDNVKIIGCTNRKDILDPAILRPGRLDRLIRVPNPDKDGIREIFKIHTKPMNLDQKVRVEDLLVKMKDFSGAEIKAVVTEAGYFAIRKNREKVCEEDFLNAIRKVKREEELEGQDYIRMFG, encoded by the coding sequence ATGGTAGAGAATAATAAAGCAAACGGACATGAAACTAAGGATGGGAGACTTTCAACCGATGATGTTTTTTATAGTTACGCCATTAGCAAGAACCCTCTTGAAGAGGAGAACAAGGCATTAAAACTCACGATTATGCAGCTACAGAATGAACTTGACCGTCTGAAAACTCCTCCCCTGATGGTTTGTGAAGTACGCGACTTAATGGAGGATCGTGCAATCATAAAGATCCCTAATGGAAACTTGTTCTGCGTTAACATCTCACAGCAGGTGAATGAGCTCAAAAGTGGGGATTTGGTCTTAACCGATCAGAAAAATCTGAACATTGTTGAGCGGATAGGGAGGTATAAACGCTTTAATGTGGAACAGTTTGTCATTGTTGAGAAACCAAAAGTTCCATGGAACGATATTGGCGGACTTCAAGATCAGATTCGAGAGATTGTCGAGGTTATCGAGCTTCCCTTAAAAAAACCAGAGCTGTTTAAGCGCGTGGGAATTCAGCCGCCTAAAGGAATCCTTCTCCACGGCCCCCCAGGAACAGGAAAAACATTACTGGCAAAGGCAGTTGCTACCTCAACCAATTCAACCTTTATAGAGGTTGTTGGATCCGAACTTGTCCAGAAATTTATCGGCGAAGGTGCACGTTTAGTCAAAGAGATGTTTGACCTTGCGAGAGAAAAGGCTCCTTCCATTGTCTTTATTGATGAGATTGATGCCATCGCAGCACAGCGTGTTGAAGTCGGGACTTCAGGAGAACGAGAAGTGCAACGAACCTTTATGCAATTCCTTGCTGAAATTGATGGGTTCAAGAATCTTGATAATGTCAAGATCATTGGCTGTACGAACCGGAAAGATATCCTAGATCCAGCAATCCTCCGTCCAGGACGATTGGATAGACTTATTAGGGTCCCTAATCCAGACAAAGACGGTATCAGAGAAATTTTCAAGATCCATACAAAACCTATGAACCTCGATCAGAAGGTACGGGTTGAGGATCTCTTGGTAAAGATGAAAGACTTTTCGGGAGCTGAAATAAAGGCCGTTGTTACTGAAGCTGGCTATTTTGCCATCAGAAAGAACCGTGAAAAGGTTTGCGAGGAAGATTTCCTCAACGCGATCAGGAAAGTAAAGCGGGAAGAAGAGCTTGAAGGCCAGGACTATATCAGGATGTTTGGCTAG
- a CDS encoding DUF99 family protein — protein MKKEIRVLGIDDAPFDKWHDHETPVIGVVFRGGSFIDGILSTMVKVDGDDATTKLVTMICKSKKFHAQLQAILLDGIAVAGFNVIDVQTLHKETRLPVIVVMRKFPNIEKIKETLHKLHKDAKIPLIEHAGPIERVGKIYIQRCGIDLTTVAQMLQITTTHADIPEPLRVAHLIGSGLVFGESRGKA, from the coding sequence ATGAAAAAAGAGATACGGGTTCTTGGCATTGATGATGCCCCTTTTGACAAATGGCATGATCACGAAACACCAGTCATTGGGGTTGTTTTTCGTGGTGGCTCTTTTATTGATGGTATCCTTTCTACGATGGTAAAAGTTGACGGTGATGACGCAACAACAAAGCTCGTGACCATGATTTGCAAAAGTAAAAAATTTCATGCCCAACTTCAAGCAATTCTTTTAGATGGCATTGCTGTAGCAGGGTTTAATGTCATCGATGTGCAAACCCTTCATAAAGAAACAAGACTCCCCGTTATTGTTGTCATGCGGAAATTTCCAAACATAGAAAAGATAAAGGAAACACTGCACAAACTCCACAAGGACGCAAAGATACCCTTGATTGAACATGCGGGCCCTATAGAACGGGTAGGAAAGATCTATATACAACGCTGTGGTATTGATTTAACCACGGTAGCACAGATGCTTCAGATTACAACCACTCATGCAGACATTCCTGAACCCTTACGCGTTGCACATCTTATCGGTAGCGGGCTTGTTTTTGGCGAAAGTCGTGGAAAAGCTTAA
- a CDS encoding SEC-C domain-containing protein, with the protein MAEILQNYNLDFFGPETIEKFEDHEHKNAKLGRNEQCHCGSGKKYKKCCLDEDIKKYGKAIKI; encoded by the coding sequence ATGGCTGAAATATTACAGAACTATAATTTAGACTTCTTCGGACCTGAAACGATTGAGAAGTTTGAAGATCATGAACATAAAAATGCTAAATTAGGAAGAAATGAGCAATGTCATTGCGGCTCTGGAAAGAAATACAAAAAGTGCTGCTTAGATGAGGATATCAAGAAATATGGTAAAGCAATCAAAATCTGA
- a CDS encoding SAM-dependent DNA methyltransferase: MTQSKLPNWLENKYTVLWDKFKGATFRMEDAEKILQRGDVEKVQGVAVVLSELRKAGWIVVVPDPKDARKSIYHLKSKDDIIKSIFSAETLSRSDIEGILKKAADLIRTRVDYKFILVLLFYKRISDKWELEYQHAYEQALKDGFKEKEAKQEAKNATYHDFVIPEDFLWENIRKEVSKLPEKFSEALKVLADKNQDLKDVLDNMDFIQFTTNRENAEMLRQLVELFSERKLHHVSADVLGDAYEWVLRYFAPDKAKEGEVYTPREVIQLLVEVLDPQPGQSVYDPASASNGMLIISYKHIEQMKGKKEADKLFLFGQEANHKTLAFGRMNLYIHDIKNAKLAFGDTLLYPKFKEPDGVKQFDNVIANPPWNQDGYDEVVLKKGDFWKQRFNYGFVPKQSADWAWIQHMLASSKGKVGIVIDNGCLFRGGKERAIRMLVIDGDARLKSDLIESVILLPEKLFYNTGAPGAIIIFNKNKKHKNGVLFINASSEYEQHPDVRKLNWLSTSNIKKLVDTYKGWKEQTGFSRMVPLDEIRKNDYNLNVSLYVYPEEKTEVIDVMKEWADLKAIEKEEIEVDKKIEGFLKEIT; this comes from the coding sequence ATGACACAATCAAAGCTTCCGAATTGGCTTGAAAACAAATACACTGTCCTCTGGGACAAGTTTAAGGGAGCAACATTTAGGATGGAGGATGCTGAAAAAATACTGCAGCGAGGTGATGTAGAAAAAGTTCAAGGCGTTGCCGTTGTCCTATCAGAACTTAGAAAGGCAGGATGGATTGTTGTTGTGCCTGATCCTAAAGACGCACGCAAAAGCATTTACCATCTTAAGAGCAAGGATGACATCATCAAGAGTATTTTTAGTGCCGAGACTCTTTCACGTTCTGATATTGAAGGCATTCTCAAAAAAGCGGCAGACCTTATTAGAACTCGTGTTGATTACAAATTTATTCTTGTTCTGTTATTTTACAAGAGAATAAGCGATAAGTGGGAGCTTGAGTATCAGCACGCTTACGAGCAAGCATTAAAAGATGGTTTCAAAGAAAAAGAGGCAAAGCAAGAGGCAAAAAATGCAACCTACCACGACTTTGTTATTCCAGAAGACTTTCTGTGGGAAAACATCAGAAAGGAAGTAAGCAAGTTACCAGAAAAATTCTCTGAAGCGCTCAAGGTCTTGGCAGATAAGAATCAGGACCTCAAAGACGTTCTTGATAACATGGACTTCATTCAATTCACTACCAACAGGGAAAATGCAGAAATGCTTAGGCAGCTTGTTGAGCTTTTTAGCGAAAGAAAACTTCACCACGTCTCAGCAGATGTTTTGGGTGATGCATACGAATGGGTCTTGCGCTACTTTGCACCAGATAAAGCTAAGGAAGGTGAGGTTTACACTCCACGAGAAGTCATTCAGTTGCTTGTTGAAGTTTTAGATCCTCAGCCAGGCCAGAGTGTGTATGATCCTGCTTCGGCTTCAAATGGGATGCTCATTATTTCGTATAAACACATTGAGCAGATGAAAGGAAAGAAAGAAGCTGACAAATTGTTTTTATTCGGACAGGAAGCAAATCATAAAACACTAGCATTTGGTCGAATGAATCTCTATATTCATGATATTAAGAATGCTAAACTTGCCTTCGGGGATACCCTTCTTTACCCTAAATTTAAGGAACCTGATGGAGTTAAGCAATTCGATAATGTTATTGCAAACCCGCCCTGGAATCAGGATGGCTACGACGAAGTTGTCTTGAAGAAAGGAGATTTCTGGAAGCAACGCTTCAATTACGGTTTTGTGCCAAAACAATCCGCAGACTGGGCATGGATACAGCACATGCTTGCCTCTTCCAAAGGAAAAGTAGGCATTGTCATTGACAACGGTTGCTTGTTTAGGGGAGGCAAGGAAAGGGCCATCAGAATGCTTGTTATTGATGGAGATGCTCGTCTCAAAAGCGATTTAATTGAATCGGTGATATTGTTACCAGAGAAACTATTCTACAACACAGGAGCTCCTGGGGCAATTATTATTTTCAATAAAAACAAGAAGCACAAGAATGGAGTTCTCTTCATTAATGCTTCCTCAGAATACGAACAGCATCCTGACGTGCGCAAGCTAAACTGGCTTTCTACTTCCAACATCAAAAAGCTTGTTGACACCTACAAAGGCTGGAAAGAACAAACAGGATTTTCTCGCATGGTTCCGCTTGATGAGATACGCAAGAATGACTACAACCTGAACGTCTCTCTTTACGTTTACCCTGAAGAAAAAACAGAAGTAATCGATGTCATGAAAGAATGGGCTGATTTGAAAGCTATCGAGAAAGAGGAAATCGAAGTCGACAAGAAGATTGAAGGTTTCCTGAAGGAGATAACATGA
- a CDS encoding restriction endonuclease subunit S, with amino-acid sequence MTQQKLKQTEIGMIPQDWRVFSLDETTEINKESRDPSNKPETPFFYIDIESVENESGNIKNVKRLIGKEAPSRARRVVHENDVIMSTVRPYLKAFAIVEKKYENQICSTGFAVLTSKDKIHPKYLLYSLFTKGVINQCTKMMTGGQYPALNSSQVARINIPLPPILEQKKISEVLSTVDTRLDIVERESQRVERLKVGLMKELFDGKKWPSVLLGDEKFFEMIMGQSPPSELYNRDGIGLPFLQGNAEFGDLHPSPTIYCSKPLKVAKEGDILISVRAPVGEVNMANTDCCIGRGVGAIRAKDGVDSQFLFFYLKSVNSKLDSISGGSTFKAITKNQLEKLEVFLPPITEQKKISLMLSTIDKKLSIQKSKKSKLESIKKSLMNDLLTGKKRVKVTQ; translated from the coding sequence ATGACACAACAGAAACTAAAGCAAACTGAAATAGGAATGATCCCCCAAGATTGGAGAGTATTTTCTCTTGATGAGACTACTGAAATAAACAAAGAAAGCAGAGATCCTTCTAATAAACCTGAAACTCCTTTCTTCTATATAGATATTGAGTCTGTTGAAAATGAAAGTGGAAATATAAAAAATGTAAAAAGACTAATTGGAAAAGAAGCGCCATCAAGGGCTAGAAGAGTCGTTCATGAAAACGACGTCATAATGTCAACTGTGAGACCTTACTTGAAAGCCTTTGCCATTGTTGAGAAAAAGTATGAAAATCAGATATGCTCAACGGGCTTTGCGGTTCTTACATCGAAAGATAAGATTCACCCGAAATACTTGTTGTATTCTTTATTTACTAAGGGAGTGATAAATCAATGCACTAAAATGATGACTGGAGGACAGTATCCTGCACTTAATAGCTCACAAGTTGCACGTATAAACATACCACTTCCTCCTATTTTAGAACAAAAGAAAATTTCAGAAGTTCTCTCCACCGTCGACACTCGTCTTGACATCGTAGAGAGAGAGAGTCAGCGAGTCGAACGGCTCAAGGTGGGCCTCATGAAGGAGCTGTTCGACGGGAAGAAGTGGCCTTCCGTTCTTTTGGGAGATGAAAAATTCTTCGAGATGATCATGGGGCAGTCCCCTCCTTCAGAATTATACAATCGAGATGGAATCGGACTTCCTTTCTTGCAGGGAAATGCAGAATTTGGCGATTTGCATCCTTCGCCTACGATCTATTGTTCAAAGCCTTTGAAAGTGGCGAAAGAAGGAGATATATTGATTTCAGTTAGAGCTCCCGTTGGAGAAGTAAATATGGCTAATACTGATTGTTGTATTGGCAGGGGAGTTGGAGCTATTCGAGCAAAGGATGGTGTGGATAGCCAATTCTTATTCTTCTACTTAAAATCTGTCAATTCTAAATTGGACTCCATATCAGGAGGATCGACATTTAAGGCAATCACAAAAAATCAGCTGGAAAAACTTGAAGTTTTTCTACCACCGATAACTGAGCAGAAGAAGATATCGTTAATGTTGTCAACAATAGACAAAAAACTTTCAATTCAAAAATCCAAGAAATCAAAACTTGAAAGCATCAAGAAAAGCCTCATGAATGATCTTTTGACAGGCAAGAAAAGAGTGAAGGTGACACAATGA
- a CDS encoding phage antirepressor protein — translation MTDHNALVVFQDKKIRRIWHNEEWYFSIVDIVAVLSESENPQTYWRVLKKRLKDEGNETVTNCNALKMPASDGKMRLTDVGNVKEIFRLIQSIPSPKAEPFKQWLAQVGYERVEEIQNPELAQARMKELYKAKGYSDDWIEKRVRGIAVRQELTDEWKKRGVKEDREYAILTNEISKATFGQTIEEYKELKGLKKENLRDHMDDLELIFTMLGEASTTKITRGKNVQGFVESKDAARKGGKIAGDARRKLEIESGAKVVSPDNYLSEPEKDKRKRLKGK, via the coding sequence ATGACTGATCATAACGCTTTAGTTGTCTTTCAGGACAAGAAGATTAGAAGAATTTGGCATAATGAGGAATGGTATTTCTCAATAGTTGACATTGTTGCGGTCTTATCGGAGAGTGAGAACCCTCAAACATACTGGAGAGTTCTTAAAAAAAGGCTAAAAGATGAAGGAAATGAAACCGTTACAAATTGTAACGCTTTGAAAATGCCTGCCTCGGATGGCAAGATGAGACTGACTGACGTAGGAAATGTAAAGGAAATATTCAGGCTAATCCAATCTATCCCCTCTCCAAAAGCTGAGCCGTTCAAGCAGTGGCTCGCTCAGGTAGGCTATGAGCGTGTTGAGGAAATACAGAACCCAGAGCTTGCCCAGGCAAGAATGAAAGAGCTTTACAAGGCAAAAGGCTATTCTGATGACTGGATTGAAAAGAGAGTTAGAGGCATCGCGGTTAGACAAGAACTGACAGACGAATGGAAGAAAAGAGGAGTCAAAGAAGACAGAGAATACGCAATTCTTACTAACGAGATAAGCAAAGCAACATTTGGTCAGACTATTGAAGAGTACAAAGAACTCAAGGGGCTTAAAAAGGAGAATCTTAGAGATCATATGGATGATTTGGAGCTAATCTTTACCATGCTTGGAGAAGCCTCAACAACAAAAATCACAAGAGGCAAGAATGTACAAGGGTTCGTTGAAAGCAAAGACGCTGCACGAAAAGGCGGCAAAATAGCTGGAGATGCCAGAAGAAAGCTCGAAATCGAATCTGGAGCAAAAGTCGTTTCGCCAGATAATTATCTCTCAGAACCTGAAAAAGATAAGAGAAAGCGGCTAAAAGGAAAATGA